A window from Neobacillus sp. PS3-40 encodes these proteins:
- a CDS encoding YlqD family protein, with protein sequence MKILQTVVVKQILTEDSKQKLLDQYFARKMQYLKECDQLQFELKRLEKTNKFETNGLKRHFEKEMQMRKEKVKLHEFQIEQLHMLPLGSELKEKEVQALVDINVGDQWDEHLGSTTIIIKDGIIAEIR encoded by the coding sequence ATGAAGATCCTTCAAACTGTTGTGGTGAAACAAATTTTAACTGAAGATAGCAAACAGAAATTGCTTGACCAATATTTTGCACGGAAAATGCAATACTTAAAGGAATGCGACCAACTTCAATTTGAATTAAAAAGGCTTGAAAAAACGAACAAATTTGAAACAAATGGGTTAAAGAGACACTTTGAGAAGGAAATGCAGATGCGTAAAGAAAAAGTTAAGCTTCATGAGTTTCAAATTGAACAATTACATATGCTACCATTAGGCAGCGAATTAAAAGAAAAAGAAGTCCAAGCACTTGTTGATATTAATGTAGGAGATCAATGGGATGAACATTTGGGCAGTACAACTATTATTATAAAAGATGGTATTATTGCTGAGATACGATAG
- the rimM gene encoding ribosome maturation factor RimM (Essential for efficient processing of 16S rRNA), which produces MEEWFNVGKIVNTQGLKGEVRVISKTDFPEKRYKIGNTLFLFLPKSDTPIELTVKSHRTHKSFDMLTFEGYESITEVEKFKEGFLKVPDSQLDELDEDEFYFHEIIGCTVITTEGKEIGKILEILTPGANDVWVIKAGGKEILIPYIEDVVKKVDVKEKTIIIEPMEGLLS; this is translated from the coding sequence ATGGAAGAATGGTTTAATGTTGGAAAGATTGTCAATACTCAAGGTTTGAAAGGCGAGGTTCGCGTTATTTCAAAAACGGATTTCCCGGAGAAACGCTACAAAATTGGAAATACATTGTTCCTTTTTTTGCCGAAGTCAGATACGCCAATTGAATTAACAGTTAAAAGTCACCGTACCCATAAATCATTTGATATGCTGACATTTGAAGGATATGAAAGCATTACTGAAGTTGAAAAATTCAAAGAGGGATTTTTAAAGGTTCCTGATTCACAGCTAGATGAACTTGACGAAGATGAATTTTATTTCCATGAAATTATTGGTTGTACCGTTATTACAACAGAAGGTAAAGAGATTGGGAAGATACTTGAAATTCTAACACCTGGCGCAAATGATGTTTGGGTTATAAAAGCTGGTGGAAAGGAAATCTTGATTCCATATATTGAAGATGTAGTTAAAAAAGTGGATGTGAAGGAGAAAACAATTATCATCGAACCGATGGAAGGACTTCTATCATGA
- the trmD gene encoding tRNA (guanosine(37)-N1)-methyltransferase TrmD, translated as MKIDVLSLFPDMFSGVFGESILKKATEKQAVQFNVVNFREYAANKHLTVDDYPYGGGAGMVLKAQPIFDAVAALTAQTESVKPRIILLCPQGDRYTQKRAEELAQEEHLIFICGHYEGYDERIREHLVTDEISIGDYVLTGGELGAMVVIDSVVRLLPDVLGNAESHMKDSFSTGMLEHPHYTRPADFRGMMVPEVLMSGNHKHIEEWRTKEALRRTLLRRPDLFEEVELTKEQEKWLVDIKKEYE; from the coding sequence ATGAAAATTGATGTTCTTTCTTTATTCCCTGACATGTTCAGTGGAGTGTTTGGAGAATCAATTTTAAAAAAGGCAACTGAAAAACAAGCTGTACAATTTAATGTTGTGAATTTTCGTGAATATGCTGCCAACAAACATCTGACAGTAGATGATTATCCATATGGTGGCGGGGCTGGGATGGTTTTGAAGGCACAGCCAATTTTTGATGCGGTTGCGGCATTAACAGCGCAAACAGAGAGTGTGAAACCAAGAATTATTCTTCTTTGTCCACAAGGGGATCGTTATACCCAAAAAAGAGCAGAAGAATTAGCGCAAGAGGAACATCTCATTTTTATATGTGGCCATTATGAGGGGTATGACGAAAGAATTCGTGAGCATCTTGTAACAGACGAAATCTCAATAGGTGATTATGTACTAACAGGTGGAGAGCTTGGTGCAATGGTTGTGATTGATAGTGTCGTTCGCCTTTTACCAGATGTGTTAGGGAATGCAGAGTCACATATGAAAGATTCTTTCAGCACCGGAATGCTTGAGCATCCTCATTATACTAGACCAGCTGACTTTCGCGGGATGATGGTTCCAGAAGTACTTATGTCTGGAAATCATAAACACATTGAGGAATGGCGAACAAAAGAGGCATTGCGAAGAACGCTTCTGCGTCGTCCCGATTTATTTGAGGAAGTAGAATTAACAAAAGAACAAGAAAAATGGTTGGTTGATATAAAAAAAGAATACGAGTAG
- the rplS gene encoding 50S ribosomal protein L19 yields the protein MQKLIEDITREQLRSDLPAFRPGDTVRVHVKVVEGTRERIQLYEGVVIKRRGGGISETFTVRKISYGVGVERTFPVHTPKIAKLEVLRRGKVRRAKLYYLRNLRGKKARIKEIR from the coding sequence ATGCAAAAATTAATAGAAGATATCACAAGAGAACAACTTCGTTCTGATCTGCCTGCATTCCGTCCTGGTGACACTGTACGTGTACACGTTAAAGTTGTCGAGGGTACTCGTGAACGTATTCAGTTATACGAAGGTGTTGTGATTAAGCGTCGTGGTGGTGGAATTAGCGAAACTTTCACAGTTCGTAAAATTTCTTACGGAGTAGGCGTTGAGCGTACTTTCCCAGTACACACACCAAAAATTGCGAAGCTTGAAGTACTTCGTCGCGGTAAAGTTCGCCGTGCAAAACTTTACTACCTACGTAATCTACGTGGTAAAAAAGCTCGTATTAAAGAAATTCGATAA